In the genome of Triticum urartu cultivar G1812 chromosome 5, Tu2.1, whole genome shotgun sequence, one region contains:
- the LOC125509437 gene encoding putative DNA ligase 4 isoform X1, which yields MAATVRFGLLVAMFQAMTRDRTSAKKRGRLRTFLDRAYGASGRDDYFSALRLILPSLDRERGSYGLKEAALAAALVEALGIAKDSPDAVRLTNWRRGGGGRNAGNFSLVAAEVLQRRQGMTSGGLTIKEVNDALDRLSASDTRSEKASVLSSMIKKTNALEMKWLLMIIIKDLKLGISEKSIFHEFHPDAEDLFNVTCDLKWVCEKLNDRSQRHKRQDIEVGKAVRPQLAMRVGNASSAWKKLHGKPVVAECKFDGDRIQIHKNGEEIHFFSRTFLDHSEYTSGMSKFIKENILVDRCILDGEMLVWDTALNRFAEFGSNQEIAKAASEGLETNRQLCYIAFDILYSGDTSVIHQSLSERHEILRKVVKPLKGRLEILVPTGGLNTHRPPDEPCWSIFAPNIEDVEKFFKETVENRDEGIVLKDLDSKWEPGDRTGKWLKLKPDYIHAGADLDVIIIGGYYGSGRRGGEVAQFLVGLAVSSDDNSHPKRFLSFCRVGTGLSDEELATLVAKLKPHFSKSGTPKKTPRFYEVTNNLKERPDVWIESPDKSVILSITSDIRTIKSEVFAAPYCLRFPRIQRVRYDKPWHECLDVQSFVEIVHSSNGSMHKAEDDKSLKNDNLQNPKINKRGEKKNVSIIPSHLMKTDISGLKGETLIFANTMFYFVNTPPSYNLDYFHKLVVENGGSFSMNLNDSVTHCIAAEKKGIKYQAAIRHGRIIHYSWILDCCKQKILLRLQPKYILFLADFARHKFPEEIDSYADFYYWDIDVSDLKQIFINMDKVTVDPSMVHRYKKKYYADERFCFFQGCCVYLYHAPLVNEDYNVISDLALKRVKQDLTMHGGQYCSRLAPATHLVIVSVLEVYNFDILYKSFSPAERRYLHDKRLHVVSNKWLEDSVEKQMKLPETAYNLKPDTLEEIQIERSEEKAQPSNDKTAENEEVEISHVKHARKRGRATSSSSRTVRAAPRPVRTTRARRGNKQAKIDDGEPEEDGPGETGQDDEKSNTDPISRMEEDSSDKHQRPPRAAPRPVRRTSARRGTRQAKIDYRESDESGPGETGEEDQKVGTDAVVKMEEDSLDENQGPPAGAQFITLDDREPTVVKLSAAEEKTGSPKFESKGTSQRTDAGEGESMAGEKIEQMVDPLHAMLLDMIPSLREDASSDPPAKVEHDPPRVRSSMSDNRAPVPETGGSASNPVAPAPPAGSSSYSAGVPAPDPNPAAPKKKKVSYKDLADEFLKDW from the exons atggcggcgacggTACGGTTCGGGCTCCTGGTGGCGATGTTCCAGGCCATGACGCGGGACCGCACGTCCGCGAAGAAGCGGGGCCGCCTCCGCACGTTCCTCGACCGCGCCTACGGGGCCAGCGGCAGGGACGACTACTTCAGCGCGCTCCGCCTCATCCTCCCGTCCCTCGACCGCGAGCGCGGCTCCTACGGCCTCAAGGaggccgccctcgccgccgcgCTCGTCGAAGCGCTCGGAATCGCCAAGGACTCCCCCGACGCCGTCCGCCTCACCAACTGGCGCCGCGGGGGCGGCGGCCGCAACGCGGGCAACTTCTCCCTCGTCGCCGCCGAG GTGCTGCAGCGGAGGCAAGGAATGACTTCTGGTGGGTTGACAATAAAGGAGGTTAATGACGCACTTGATCGTCTATCTGCAAGTGATACTAG GTCTGAGAAGGCTTCGGTTCTTTCAAGTATGATCAAGAAAACCAATGCCCTTGAAATGAAGTGGCTTCTCATGATCATTATTAAAG ACTTGAAATTGGGGATCAGTGAGAAGAGCATATTCCATGAATTTCATCCTGACGCTGAGGACTTATTCAATGTCACTTGTGACTTAAAATGGGTCTGTGAAAAGCTTAATGATCGAAGTCAAAGGCATAAACGTCAG GATATAGAAGTCGGAAAGGCTGTGAGGCCTCAGCTAGCTATGAGAGTCGGTAACGCTTCATCTGCATGGAAGAAG CTTCATGGCAAACCAGTGGTTGCTGAGTGCAAATTTGATGGCGATCGTATCCAAATTCACAAGAATGGGGAAGAGATTCATTTCTTCTCACG GACCTTTCTTGATCATTCTGAATATACATCTGGGATGTCCAAATTTATTAAGGAAAATATCCTGGTTGACAG GTGTATTTTGGATGGGGAGATGCTTGTTTGGGATACTGCGCTTAATCGGTTTGCTGAATTTGGCTCAAACCAGGAAATAG CAAAGGCTGCTAGTGAGGGGCTGGAGACAAATCGACAG TTGTGCT ATATTGCTTTTGACATTCTTTATTCTGGAGACACTAGTGTTATCCACCAAAGTTTGTCGGAGCGGCACGAAATTCTGCGGAAGGTTGTCAAACCTTTAAAGGGTCGTCTTGAGATTTTGGTTCCAACAGGTGGTCTAAACACCCATCGCCCCCCAG ATGAACCATGCTGGTCCATTTTTGCTCCCAATATTGAAGACGTTGAGAAATTCTTCAAGGAGACTGTCGAAAACAG AGATGAGGGAATTGTACTAAAGGACCTTGATTCCAAATGGGAACCTGGTGATCGAACTGGAAAGTGGCTTAAACTAAAGCCTGATTATATACATGCTGGTGCTGATCTGGATGTTATTATTATAG GTGGATATTATGGATCAGGGCGTCGAGGAGGAGAG GTTGCACAGTTTTTAGTTGGTCTTGCAGTGTCTTCAGATGATAATAGTCACCCCAAAAG ATTTCTTTCATTTTGTCGAGTCGGTACTGGTCTCTCCGATGAAGAACTTGCCACTCTAGTCGCGAAACTGAAGCCCCACTTTAG CAAAAGTGGAACCCCCAAAAAAACACCCAGATTTTATGAAGTAACAAACAATTTGAAGGAGCGGCCAGATGTTTGGATAGAAAGCCCTGATAA GTCAGTCATACTATCTATAACAAGTGATATTCGAACAATTAAATCCGAG GTTTTTGCTGCCCCATACTGCTTGAGGTTCCCCCGCATTCAACGAGTGAGATATGATAAGCCATGGCACGAGTGCCTTGATGTGCAAT CATTTGTGGAGATCGTGCACTCAAGTAATGGGTCAATGCACAAGGCAGAAGATGATAAGAGTCTGAAAAACGACAACTTACAGAACCCAAAAATAAACAAAAGGGGGGAGAAGAAGAATGTATCAATCATCCCTTCACATCTTATGAAGACTGACATATCAGGCTTAAAGGGCGAAACCCTGATATTTGCAAACACGATGTTCT ATTTTGTCAACACCCCTCCGTCATATAACCTCGACTATTTCCATAAACTGGTTGTGGAGAATGGAGGATCTTTCTCGATGAATCTTAATGACTCTGTTACTCACTGCATAGCAGCGGAGAAGAAAG GTATCAAATATCAGGCGGCCATACGCCACGGAAGGATCATTCATTATTCCTGGATCTTGGACTGTTGCAAGCAAAAAATACTTCTTCGTTTGCAACCCAA GTATATCCTCTTTCTTGCAGATTTTGCCAGGCACAAATTTCCTGAAGAGATCGACTCGTACGCAGATTTTTACTACTGGGACATCGATGTTTCTGACCTGAAGCAG ATATTCATCAACATGGACAAAGTTACTGTCGATCCAAGCATGGTACACCGGTACAAAAAGAAGTATTATGCAGATGAAAGATTCTGCTTCTTCCAGGGTTGCTGCGTTTACTTGTATCATGCACCTTTAGT GAACGAGGACTACAATGTAATATCTGATCTTGCACTAAAGAGGGTGAAGCAGGACCTTACAATGCATGGTGGTCAGTATTGCAGCAGGCTTGCTCCTGCTACCCATTTGGTTATAGTTTCAGTTCTTGAGGTGTACAATTTTGACATATTGTACAAGAG CTTCTCTCCAGCTGAGAGGCGTTACCTACACGACAAAAGATTGCATGTTGTCAGTAACAAGTGGTTAGAAGATTCAGTGGAGAAACAAATGAAATTGCCTGAAACCGCCTACAACCTTAAACCGGATACATTAGAAGAAATACAAATCGAAAGGAG TGAGGAAAAGGCCCAGCCCTCTAATGACAAGACTGCTGAAAATGAGGAGGTTGAAATATCTCATGTTAAACATGCAAGGAAAAGGGGCAGGGCGACAAGCAGTAGTTCGAGAACTGTACGGGCTGCTCCTAGGCCAGTCCGAACAACAAGGGCTAGAAGAGGAAATAAGCAGGCAAAAATAGATGATGGTGAACCTGAAGAAGACGGTCCTGGTGAAACAGGTCAAGATGATGAAAAGTCGAACACAGATCCCATCTCCAGGATGGAAGAAGATAGCAGTGACAAGCACCAACGACCACCTCGAGCTGCTCCTAGACCAGTTCGAAGAACAAGTGCTAGAAGAGGAACCCGGCAAGCGAAAATAGACTATCGTGAATCTGACGAAAGCGGCCCTGGTGAAACAGGTGAAGAAGATCAAAAGGTTGGCACAGATGCTGTCGTAAAGATGGAAGAAGATAGCCTGGATGAAAACCAAGGACCGCCTGCAGGGGCCCAGTTCATCACATTGGACGATCGAGAGCCCACAGTCGTCAAACTGAGTGCCGCAGAGGAGAAGACAGGCAGTCCAAAGTTCGAAAGCAAAGGAACTTCCCAAAGAACAGACGCTGGTGAAGGAGAGAGCATGGCAGGTGAGAAGATAGAACAGATGGTTGATCCTCTGCACGCGATGCTCCTCGACATGATACCGTCGCTTAGGGAAGACGCGAGCAGCGATCCCCCAGCCAAAGTCGAGCATGATCCGCCGCGTGTGAGAAGTTCCATGTCGGATAACAGGGCTCCGGTGCCTGAGACAGGTGGTTCTGCATCCAATCCCGTGGCTCCGGCACCGCCGGCAGGAAGTTCGTCATACAGTGCGGGGGTTCCAGCCCCAGATCCAAATCCCGCGGCTCCCAAGAAGAAAAAGGTGAGCTACAAAGATCTGGCCGACGAGTTTCTGAAAGATTGGTGA
- the LOC125509437 gene encoding putative DNA ligase 4 isoform X2 produces MAATVRFGLLVAMFQAMTRDRTSAKKRGRLRTFLDRAYGASGRDDYFSALRLILPSLDRERGSYGLKEAALAAALVEALGIAKDSPDAVRLTNWRRGGGGRNAGNFSLVAAEVLQRRQGMTSGGLTIKEVNDALDRLSASDTRSEKASVLSSMIKKTNALEMKWLLMIIIKDLKLGISEKSIFHEFHPDAEDLFNVTCDLKWVCEKLNDRSQRHKRQDIEVGKAVRPQLAMRVGNASSAWKKLHGKPVVAECKFDGDRIQIHKNGEEIHFFSRTFLDHSEYTSGMSKFIKENILVDRCILDGEMLVWDTALNRFAEFGSNQEIAKAASEGLETNRQLCYIAFDILYSGDTSVIHQSLSERHEILRKVVKPLKGRLEILVPTGGLNTHRPPDEPCWSIFAPNIEDVEKFFKETVENRDEGIVLKDLDSKWEPGDRTGKWLKLKPDYIHAGADLDVIIIGGYYGSGRRGGEVAQFLVGLAVSSDDNSHPKRFLSFCRVGTGLSDEELATLVAKLKPHFSGTPKKTPRFYEVTNNLKERPDVWIESPDKSVILSITSDIRTIKSEVFAAPYCLRFPRIQRVRYDKPWHECLDVQSFVEIVHSSNGSMHKAEDDKSLKNDNLQNPKINKRGEKKNVSIIPSHLMKTDISGLKGETLIFANTMFYFVNTPPSYNLDYFHKLVVENGGSFSMNLNDSVTHCIAAEKKGIKYQAAIRHGRIIHYSWILDCCKQKILLRLQPKYILFLADFARHKFPEEIDSYADFYYWDIDVSDLKQIFINMDKVTVDPSMVHRYKKKYYADERFCFFQGCCVYLYHAPLVNEDYNVISDLALKRVKQDLTMHGGQYCSRLAPATHLVIVSVLEVYNFDILYKSFSPAERRYLHDKRLHVVSNKWLEDSVEKQMKLPETAYNLKPDTLEEIQIERSEEKAQPSNDKTAENEEVEISHVKHARKRGRATSSSSRTVRAAPRPVRTTRARRGNKQAKIDDGEPEEDGPGETGQDDEKSNTDPISRMEEDSSDKHQRPPRAAPRPVRRTSARRGTRQAKIDYRESDESGPGETGEEDQKVGTDAVVKMEEDSLDENQGPPAGAQFITLDDREPTVVKLSAAEEKTGSPKFESKGTSQRTDAGEGESMAGEKIEQMVDPLHAMLLDMIPSLREDASSDPPAKVEHDPPRVRSSMSDNRAPVPETGGSASNPVAPAPPAGSSSYSAGVPAPDPNPAAPKKKKVSYKDLADEFLKDW; encoded by the exons atggcggcgacggTACGGTTCGGGCTCCTGGTGGCGATGTTCCAGGCCATGACGCGGGACCGCACGTCCGCGAAGAAGCGGGGCCGCCTCCGCACGTTCCTCGACCGCGCCTACGGGGCCAGCGGCAGGGACGACTACTTCAGCGCGCTCCGCCTCATCCTCCCGTCCCTCGACCGCGAGCGCGGCTCCTACGGCCTCAAGGaggccgccctcgccgccgcgCTCGTCGAAGCGCTCGGAATCGCCAAGGACTCCCCCGACGCCGTCCGCCTCACCAACTGGCGCCGCGGGGGCGGCGGCCGCAACGCGGGCAACTTCTCCCTCGTCGCCGCCGAG GTGCTGCAGCGGAGGCAAGGAATGACTTCTGGTGGGTTGACAATAAAGGAGGTTAATGACGCACTTGATCGTCTATCTGCAAGTGATACTAG GTCTGAGAAGGCTTCGGTTCTTTCAAGTATGATCAAGAAAACCAATGCCCTTGAAATGAAGTGGCTTCTCATGATCATTATTAAAG ACTTGAAATTGGGGATCAGTGAGAAGAGCATATTCCATGAATTTCATCCTGACGCTGAGGACTTATTCAATGTCACTTGTGACTTAAAATGGGTCTGTGAAAAGCTTAATGATCGAAGTCAAAGGCATAAACGTCAG GATATAGAAGTCGGAAAGGCTGTGAGGCCTCAGCTAGCTATGAGAGTCGGTAACGCTTCATCTGCATGGAAGAAG CTTCATGGCAAACCAGTGGTTGCTGAGTGCAAATTTGATGGCGATCGTATCCAAATTCACAAGAATGGGGAAGAGATTCATTTCTTCTCACG GACCTTTCTTGATCATTCTGAATATACATCTGGGATGTCCAAATTTATTAAGGAAAATATCCTGGTTGACAG GTGTATTTTGGATGGGGAGATGCTTGTTTGGGATACTGCGCTTAATCGGTTTGCTGAATTTGGCTCAAACCAGGAAATAG CAAAGGCTGCTAGTGAGGGGCTGGAGACAAATCGACAG TTGTGCT ATATTGCTTTTGACATTCTTTATTCTGGAGACACTAGTGTTATCCACCAAAGTTTGTCGGAGCGGCACGAAATTCTGCGGAAGGTTGTCAAACCTTTAAAGGGTCGTCTTGAGATTTTGGTTCCAACAGGTGGTCTAAACACCCATCGCCCCCCAG ATGAACCATGCTGGTCCATTTTTGCTCCCAATATTGAAGACGTTGAGAAATTCTTCAAGGAGACTGTCGAAAACAG AGATGAGGGAATTGTACTAAAGGACCTTGATTCCAAATGGGAACCTGGTGATCGAACTGGAAAGTGGCTTAAACTAAAGCCTGATTATATACATGCTGGTGCTGATCTGGATGTTATTATTATAG GTGGATATTATGGATCAGGGCGTCGAGGAGGAGAG GTTGCACAGTTTTTAGTTGGTCTTGCAGTGTCTTCAGATGATAATAGTCACCCCAAAAG ATTTCTTTCATTTTGTCGAGTCGGTACTGGTCTCTCCGATGAAGAACTTGCCACTCTAGTCGCGAAACTGAAGCCCCACTTTAG TGGAACCCCCAAAAAAACACCCAGATTTTATGAAGTAACAAACAATTTGAAGGAGCGGCCAGATGTTTGGATAGAAAGCCCTGATAA GTCAGTCATACTATCTATAACAAGTGATATTCGAACAATTAAATCCGAG GTTTTTGCTGCCCCATACTGCTTGAGGTTCCCCCGCATTCAACGAGTGAGATATGATAAGCCATGGCACGAGTGCCTTGATGTGCAAT CATTTGTGGAGATCGTGCACTCAAGTAATGGGTCAATGCACAAGGCAGAAGATGATAAGAGTCTGAAAAACGACAACTTACAGAACCCAAAAATAAACAAAAGGGGGGAGAAGAAGAATGTATCAATCATCCCTTCACATCTTATGAAGACTGACATATCAGGCTTAAAGGGCGAAACCCTGATATTTGCAAACACGATGTTCT ATTTTGTCAACACCCCTCCGTCATATAACCTCGACTATTTCCATAAACTGGTTGTGGAGAATGGAGGATCTTTCTCGATGAATCTTAATGACTCTGTTACTCACTGCATAGCAGCGGAGAAGAAAG GTATCAAATATCAGGCGGCCATACGCCACGGAAGGATCATTCATTATTCCTGGATCTTGGACTGTTGCAAGCAAAAAATACTTCTTCGTTTGCAACCCAA GTATATCCTCTTTCTTGCAGATTTTGCCAGGCACAAATTTCCTGAAGAGATCGACTCGTACGCAGATTTTTACTACTGGGACATCGATGTTTCTGACCTGAAGCAG ATATTCATCAACATGGACAAAGTTACTGTCGATCCAAGCATGGTACACCGGTACAAAAAGAAGTATTATGCAGATGAAAGATTCTGCTTCTTCCAGGGTTGCTGCGTTTACTTGTATCATGCACCTTTAGT GAACGAGGACTACAATGTAATATCTGATCTTGCACTAAAGAGGGTGAAGCAGGACCTTACAATGCATGGTGGTCAGTATTGCAGCAGGCTTGCTCCTGCTACCCATTTGGTTATAGTTTCAGTTCTTGAGGTGTACAATTTTGACATATTGTACAAGAG CTTCTCTCCAGCTGAGAGGCGTTACCTACACGACAAAAGATTGCATGTTGTCAGTAACAAGTGGTTAGAAGATTCAGTGGAGAAACAAATGAAATTGCCTGAAACCGCCTACAACCTTAAACCGGATACATTAGAAGAAATACAAATCGAAAGGAG TGAGGAAAAGGCCCAGCCCTCTAATGACAAGACTGCTGAAAATGAGGAGGTTGAAATATCTCATGTTAAACATGCAAGGAAAAGGGGCAGGGCGACAAGCAGTAGTTCGAGAACTGTACGGGCTGCTCCTAGGCCAGTCCGAACAACAAGGGCTAGAAGAGGAAATAAGCAGGCAAAAATAGATGATGGTGAACCTGAAGAAGACGGTCCTGGTGAAACAGGTCAAGATGATGAAAAGTCGAACACAGATCCCATCTCCAGGATGGAAGAAGATAGCAGTGACAAGCACCAACGACCACCTCGAGCTGCTCCTAGACCAGTTCGAAGAACAAGTGCTAGAAGAGGAACCCGGCAAGCGAAAATAGACTATCGTGAATCTGACGAAAGCGGCCCTGGTGAAACAGGTGAAGAAGATCAAAAGGTTGGCACAGATGCTGTCGTAAAGATGGAAGAAGATAGCCTGGATGAAAACCAAGGACCGCCTGCAGGGGCCCAGTTCATCACATTGGACGATCGAGAGCCCACAGTCGTCAAACTGAGTGCCGCAGAGGAGAAGACAGGCAGTCCAAAGTTCGAAAGCAAAGGAACTTCCCAAAGAACAGACGCTGGTGAAGGAGAGAGCATGGCAGGTGAGAAGATAGAACAGATGGTTGATCCTCTGCACGCGATGCTCCTCGACATGATACCGTCGCTTAGGGAAGACGCGAGCAGCGATCCCCCAGCCAAAGTCGAGCATGATCCGCCGCGTGTGAGAAGTTCCATGTCGGATAACAGGGCTCCGGTGCCTGAGACAGGTGGTTCTGCATCCAATCCCGTGGCTCCGGCACCGCCGGCAGGAAGTTCGTCATACAGTGCGGGGGTTCCAGCCCCAGATCCAAATCCCGCGGCTCCCAAGAAGAAAAAGGTGAGCTACAAAGATCTGGCCGACGAGTTTCTGAAAGATTGGTGA
- the LOC125509438 gene encoding uncharacterized protein LOC125509438, which translates to MAFKQVFCALREVFPQVDLRILKAVASQYSSDVDAAVGFVLSDVIPAVSEPTETVFTLQDVDYAEHDHTDSRKSNLHSGGISLVDLGAREDTSALFGTSAESSGTVGECDPFSDYDGPFQSKNKIEKCSQIEDKVVINETRIPTTVMNSLLQEHYALLGSSSTSAAEPHMMEYEQSDSGGCNDHCAAEKDEVTPETEIGNRKHCNDNYELSDLLASSGNMLPLFKESPSDCAVKHGGQVPLKLSDEVSKHDFDKSEDNCYLETLLVNFHSKEDKQTSKNLPNAPTVHTLSNPKDNNDLQVLFENKDNAGEELGALCTAENTPELHKSANDGNFYNLFGDLCTVDETTKVPLNFTEEKNEQSFVKLDDQHKLFDLFASSKIVDNSLQPFQEKGGSETVHNEELPSIHLNFNNRRTFTNKSEGFLDNSTQSFHITEINKNISDITKSKESLSCLYESTIMKMKEVELQEEKSRLAKQNADKAHQNFLAMAEHFNQLIENSKESNDKQAQVLCGENCSLVALTQDLQSKLTKLAAQRNEALTAVQEIKFQLDARLATSMEEEAAAMEQIIQEDKLALLLRKEKEATMGSIMEESRKLQKEAEENILLREQLLDQGHIIDIMQGEIASIQARVSKLKSALVTTSSSANSSHKNDCKSASVDTDRPLGSNENRDDLPQRNHAKDHMTSSDDDDDEWEVLEAN; encoded by the exons ATGGCATTCAAGCAGGTCTTCTGCGCCCTGCGAGAGGTCTTCCCGCAG GTTGATCTTCGAATATTGAAGGCTGTAGCCAGTCAGTATTCCTCTGATGTTGATGCAGCTGTTGGATTTGTTCTTTCCGATGTCATTCCAGCAGTAAGCGAACCTACTGAAACAGTTTTTACACTCCAAGATGTTGATTATGCAGAACACGACCATACTGATT CCAGGAAATCTAACTTGCACTCTGGAGGGATATCATTGGTGGATCTAGGAGCTCGAGAGGATACCAGTGCCCTATTTGGTACGTCAGCTGAGAGCAGTGGCACTGTTGGTGAATGTGATCCGTTTTCAGATTATGATGGACCATTCCAGAGTAAGAACAAAATAGAAAAATGTTCCCAGATCGAGGATAAAGTGGTGATAAATGAAACAAGAATTCCTACAACAGTAATgaacagccttcttcaggagcaTTATGCTCTGCTTGGATCGTCATCGACATCTGCAGCGGAGCCACATATGATGGAGTATGAGCAGTCTGATTCAGGAGGATGTAATGATCATTGTGCAGCTGAAAAAGATGAAGTGACTCCAGAGACTGAAATAGGCAACCGCAAACACTGTAATGATAATTATGAGCTATCAGATTTGCTTGCCTCTTCTGGGAATATGTTGCCATTATTTAAGGAGAGCCCTTCAGATTGTGCAGTGAAACATGGAGGGCAAGTGCCTCTGAAACTTTCTGATGAGGTAAGTAAACATGATTTCGACAAGTCAGAAGATAACTGTTACTTGGAAACCTTACTTGTGAATTTTCACTCAAAGGAAGACAAACAGACATCAAAGAATTTGCCAAATGCTCCAACTGTCCATACGCTCTCCAACCCAAAGGATAATAATGACTTACAAGTTCTGTTTGAAAACAAAGATAATGCTGGAGAAGAGTTGGGTGCACTCTGTACTGCAGAAAATACCCCTGAGCTCCACAAGTCAGCAAATGATGGCAACTTCTACAATTTATTTGGCGATCTATGCACAGTTGACGAGACAACAAAAGTACCATTGAATTTTACTGAGGAGAAAAATGAGCAGTCTTTTGTTAAGCTAGACGATCAACACAAGCTATTTGACTTATTTGCCTCATCCAAAATCGTAGATAATTCATTACAACCCTTTCAAGAAAAGGGTGGTTCCGAGACAGTTCATAATGAGGAGCTACCTTCAATACATCTCAATTTCAATAATCGCCGAACTTTTACTA ATAAAAGTGAGGGATTTCTTGATAACTCCACTCAGTCATTTCATATCACTGAAATAAACAAGAATATTTCTGATATCACTAAAAGCAAG GAATCATTGAGCTGTTTGTATGAATCAACAATCATGAAAATGAAAGAGGTTGAGCTTCAGGAGGAAAAGTCTCGACTAGCAAAACAAAATGCTGACAAGGCACATCAAAATTTTCTTGCCATGGCAGAGCACTTTAACCAGCTCATTGAGAATTCGAAAGAGTCAAATGATAAG CAAGCTCAAGTATTGTGTGGAGAAAATTGTTCGTTGGTGGCTCTAACTCAGGACCTTCAGTCTAAGCTTACCAAATTGGCTGCTCAAAGAAATGAAGCGCTTACAGCTGTTCAGGAG ATTAAATTTCAACTAGATGCACGTCTAGCAACTTCGATGGAGGAAGAGGCTGCAGCAATGGAGCAAATTATTCAAGAAGATAAATTAGCTCTATTGTTACGTAAAGAGAAGGAAGCTACAATGGGGAGCATAATGGAGGAGTCAAGAAAGCTCCAAAAGGAAGCCGAAGAGAACATTTTG CTGAGAGAACAATTGCTGGACCAGGGTCACATCATTGATATCATGCA GGGAGAAATAGCAAGCATCCAGGCCCGTGTAAGCAAGCTTAAATCAGCCTTGGTGACGACTAGCAGCTCAGCTAATTCTTCCCACAAGAATGACTGCAAGAGTGCGTCAGTTGACACAGACCGGCCCTTGGGGAGCAATGAAAACAGAGATGATCTGCCTCAGAGGAACCATGCTAAGGACCATATGACGTCTTcggatgatgacgatgacgaaTGGGAGGTGCTGGAAGCAAATTAA